The nucleotide sequence CAATAGCAATTGTCCATATGACTATTGAAAAATAAGAAGAACATCGTAGCAAAATCTTGTTAGTGAAAAGGAACATGATATAAACACATATGACTTTTTGTGCATATGTATGTGAGAAACAAGTCAATTCTAGCTAGTGCATTTTTGGATACGTGAGAAGAAAGATGACATCTATACATGTGACTTAAGCTCAAATGGTTTGAGCACATGCATGCTATTTATGTAATAGTTTAACACAATTGTATGATACAATGCATGCCAAGGTAGAACAAAAAATATGTCAAAACAAGGTAGATCAAACTTTTATGGAGGCTAGAAACATAATAACATGAACCATTTTCTTATAGAGGAAAGGGAAGAGAAGGAGACGGAAGCGCGGCGGCATTGCAAGGAGCAAAAGGGCACGATGAggagtggcggctagggttttcaTCCGCTTTAGAGGCCAcatcagagagaaagagagagtgcACAGGCGATTAGGGTTCCCTCGCCTCCCGTCGGCGCCGCCACCGATCTACCTCGCTTATGTGGCCTTCAGGCTATGGAGGCGGGGTGGATCTCGGCCCCCGCCTCGAGAGGGCTCTGTTTTCCTGGTTTTAGGGTAAATGTTTGGTGGGACGACACTTAGATGGTGGTGATGGTGTCTTCTCCAATAAAGTGTCCCCGGCTTCAGCCCCATCTCGGCGACGACGTCCGGAAGCTTGTGGGAGTGGTGTGGTTCTTGAGGACTTCTTCTAGTTGTGGAGATTCGTGGATCGTCAAGGAGCTTCATCGGCGGTTCTTCCTCCTTCGTCATCTCCGGGACGGATGTGGTCTTCTTGACCCGCTCGGCGACTTCTCGTTCGCATCCAACTAAGTCTGGAGGTTGAAGACGAAGTGTATCTCAAGGAGTCCATTGTAATTTTCATTTTTGTTGAGGTCCTTTGTACTATCTGGTGTTTCTTTTAATGCCAGGTTCCTTTTCGCAAAAAAGAAGAGGCCAAGCCTTCTCCTATCAAACCCTAAGCCACCATGCGAAATCCCAAAACTACCCCCACCCAAATCCTGAAAAATATCCAACGGCCGAGGTCGCATGAAAAAATATCGAACGACTGAAATGATCTGGACCCAGAGATAGACGCCCACGATTGCATCGGCAAATCGATCGGGCGGACGATATGGTCCAAACTCTGAGTGGCCCTAGTGCGTCGGCAAATCAATCAAACGGCATATATGCTCTAAGCTTGGAAAACCCTAGTTTCTAGCATCTACATAACCATGGTATGGGTTGGAATTCCCAAGTGCGCCGCCGGCTAAATACGAAGCCAACATGTTCCACAAAAATGGTATGGGTTGGAATTCAGATCGGCTAAATACGAAGGCCAACATGTTCCACAAAAATGTGGCTCAATCCGCAGCTTGCCCTCGATGTCAAGACCTGTATGAGGATGCTCTTCATCTCATCTCCACCTGCTCGTTTGCCACACAAGTTTGGTCCAGCTTGGGCCTGTCTGCTCCGACCTCCCTCACTGCTCTTCATCAACACCCACCGATTCTGGGCCTCAACCCCAGTATCTGGCCATCGGTGGCCTTGACCATAACTTGGAAGCTATGGGACTCAAGAAATGCTCTCGTCTTCAGGAACGATGATCACTCTCACAGAATAACGCTAAGAAATATTGTAGCTGACTTCTCTCTCTGGGTTTTCCGGTTCAAAAAAACTGATGACAGCAACTCGGCTAGACAGTGGCTAAATTTTCTCTCCTCTGCAATCCCTTCTAGCTGAACTTGTAACAATAACTTGCCTGTATTCCTCTGATCTCTTTGAgtggtaatatattcaggtgggaaAGCTCTCCCTCCGGTGACCGTTCAAAAAAAAATTAGCTGGGCTATGGGCTGTATTGTAATGATTCTTTCTAGGGACTGCTCCTGTTTTGTGACTAGATTGATAATGTAGCCAGTATGTCGCAATTTATTAGATTCATCTTTAAATGCTTAGTTCATGTACCTGCTGACACTGCTTACCTTTTTAGGTAACAAATCAGTGCTTGACTAAGAAGGATCCTGAGAGAAATGTGCGCCATTTTGAATTGGAAGACCCATCTTATGTATTTTCTTTGTTCAATGTGATGATGTTAGCTTGCAGTCATCTTGTTAACACATGAATAGATTGAAAGATGCTAATTTTGTCATGTTAGGCGGTCCGTTATCAAGTCGGTGATGCTTTAGAAATTCTACCAAGTCAGAATCCATCAGATGTTAATGCTTTCATCAAACGTTGTAACTTGGATCCAGATTGCTACATATCGGTACGTGGCTTTGTTTTACCTTTGTGTTTTTCTCCGCCATTGACGCAACTTCCATTAGTATCTCAACACTTTTCCTTTCCACACTGGCTGTCTGCACATTGTTTGTTGCAAAACTAAATACAACTGCGCCTTGACCAGGCCGCTTTAGTAGTGAGCTATTCATCATGGTTTGAACAATACatcctttttttttcctttctcgaACCTATGATTCTTGGGTTTAGGCATAAAAAGGGGGGAGGCTAGAGGAAGCTATGCTTTCTTATATCTTCTCAATCAACCATCTGGTTGCAGTTATAGAACTCGATGGCTGATTCTGCCTGATTCTATGGGAAGCTGATTCTGTGGGAAGTTTCCCAAAAGCTGATTCTGGAGAATCAAAAGCTAAAAAGAACTGGGCCATATAGGTGCGACAGTGGGTGGGAAAGCAAGTAACCACAGGAGAAGCACACACCCAATGCTTTTTTTGGATTTGTGAAACGGAAAACCATCACTATAAAAAAAGAATTTGCAACAAACAGTACTGTAGCTAATTTATTGCGACATACACAAGTATAGTAACAAACAAACATACATCACTCTGCTACTACTGATCTCTACGAGGAGTTTAACATCTTCAGTTCAGGATGGTTTGCATGCTTGTCAAGTTGCCTGCGCAAGTCTTGCGCGAAGCTGCTGCTGTACTCTCCCGTTACACAGACTTCCTTGAGTCCATGTAGGTACCTTAGCCCGTCAATCCACAAGCACGACGATCCACCACAAGATCTGCAGCAGTTAATGTTGAGCGTCTCAACCGAGAAAAAAGTTGCCCGTCCAAAAGTTACCCTTGAGCGGATGCCGTGGCAGTCAAACCTGAGGTGCTCGACAGGTCTCCACTCAGAACCATCAGGTGTAGGCACATGACCAAATGTGAGAAGCTCCTCTACCGGCTGGACATGAGGGCGGTCAGAGCTTCGTAACATATCCCGGCTAAATAACATGCCTATGTCCTCTCCAGTTGATACCCTCCACTCATGTTGGAAACATACGGGATCGGGAAGCCTGGTCCATGTTTGCCTTATGCATGCAACACTGTTACGACTACTAGTGTACAGTACCTTAAGGCGCTTCAGGGTCTTGGGCAGCACGGAGATGCGGTCAAAACAAGCAAACTcatagctgccggcattctcctgcAGCACCAGCAGTTGCAGTGACAAGGACTCGAGATGAGGGAGGTGACCGGAGATGGCATCGCACAACTCCTTCCAGTTTTTACTGTTGATGCCGGTCAACCCGAGCTTGCGCAGCTGGGTAAGATTCTCGAGCTCCTTGAGGAGTAGGAGACTGTCTTTCCCACCTGCAATATTCACAACACCGAGTGTATGCAACTCCGTCAGCTTCCCAATCCCCTCGGCGGCGGCACGAACAATCTCAACACCGTCACCATTTGCAGCAACACGAACGCGACGCCTGCGCTGTTTCTTCGACTCCCaccagctactgctgctgctggattCCACCAAAGCATGCACCCTATTCTTCAATGCTCCAGTAATTCTAGATGATGCTCGTTGGACCACACCTAATGCTGCTGCTGCTTTGACTCCTACAAAGGAGCTCCTTCCACTATGGATGTCTTCttcttgtgttgttgttgttgttgttggtggtggtggtggtggtggtggtggcattgctgctgctgctcttgttGCTGCTTGTAGTCGTCTTGCTTTGGTGGTGCCAGCACGAATGTACTGAAGCTTGTGTAGCTTGGTGATGATAGCAGGTGGCAGCTCGACTATGGAGGTGTGCCTGGCATCCAAAGTCTCCAGCTGAGTCATGGCACCCAATGAATCAGGGAGACGAGTGACTTCCATGCATCCACGCAGGGACATGAACTTGAGGCGACGAAACTGCTTCACGATCTTCTCCAGAACATCATCTGTTACACTAGCAGTACCATCTGATGTCCTACTAGTACCCTCTAGATCAAGCACCCGAAGCACCTTCATCTTGTCCGAGACGAGGAATGGCACCCACTTCCCAAACACTGTCAAAGACCGTAGCCGTGACAAGTCCATGCTATTGAACACAATCTCATCCCTGTCCCAACAGCTGCTTATGGTGAGGTGTTGTCCCGTGAGTCGCGAGCTGGGGCTGCAACCCCCCTCTAGTGCAAACACAAGATTATCTTCCATTGGCCGTGACTTGATGTATTCACGGAAGAAGCCATTGACCATCCAGCTTTTTGTCGTTGATGATGTCCGCTGATCCAGATATAATATGCTCAATTTCATGAGTTCGGAGAAGAGCTTTTCTCCCTTCTCCTctgcagcaccaccaccaccaccagaggAGTAACCCTCTGCAATCCACCGCCTGAGCAAACGCCTTTGCCTAATGCTTTGGTCCATAGGGAATACTGACATATAGAAGATACATGGCTTGAGTTCATCTGAGCAGGCATCAAAATAGGATTGCATCCAACAAAAGATACCCTTTAATCTAGGAAAGCTTAACGAGTTCTCCAATATTTCCATCAATTCAGCATTGAAAAGCTCCAAGGAACTAATTCTCTCTGAGTATGGGATGGCAATTTTTCCTGCAGCAACTATTACTTCTGGAAGCCCACCACACTTGGACATGATATGCTTTAAAATTGGTTCTACTACCTCAGGGAAAGATTGAGACAGTTTCTCGGCTTTGAGATTAATCTGCAGTTTGGATAGAATATGTCAGCTTAATCAGTGTGCAGGGAGGGAGGAGAGGAATATGCATGCACTCGAGTTGCCTACCTTCTTGAAGAGATTAAGGGCCAAATCATCTTTTAGACCTTTGACATTGAGAATTTCATCCTTTTTATTAGTACAATATGTGGCGATGCTTTCTTCACGTGTAATGACAACGGTTCTTCCTCTAACAGGCTGGGAAAACAAAGCTTTTTTTATCAAGTCCCAGTCATGCTTCGACTGCAGACCATCAATAACAACGAGACAATTGTTTTGACGGAGGATTTTACAGCACCCTTGAATTGGGTCTTTTCCTTCCATCATACTAATTAATGCAGTTTCCTTTGCCTCAAGATTATCCGGATAAAAATTCAAAAGCAATCTCCGGCATAAGTCCGTCAAATCGAAAGGATGGGGTACATCCACCCAGCTGTGCATTATGTAGTGTCCGCCTGTTATCACTTTGCCGTGGAAACTCTCTCTGACGATAGCTGATTTCCCAACAACAGCAATCCCCCCCACACACAACAACTTCACGTCAGGACTACGGCGATAAAAAAAGTCCATCTCATCACTACGCCCAACAAAGTTATCAAGTTCAAATTCACCATCTTCCTTTCTGTTGTCTCCTCCATCTGAACATCCACAACGGTCAGAACCCTGCAAGTATGCATGCATGTACAGAGAGGATACATAATTAATTGGCTTCTCGTAGAATCACATAGAagcattaattaattattattgtAATTACACATAGTAGTATGATACGTGCATATCTTGATCATCAGATCTCTGAGGTTGAGCAGCTGATATTCTTTATGATCTACACAATATGTGGCCACATTTTTACTTCTTGTAAGAACAACGATATAAGCTCTAGTAGACTCACATAACAGGTGTTTTTTAATCGAGTCCCATTCTGCGGTGGACTCCATCTCATCAATAAAGAGGAGGTGATCATTTTCAGTCAGAAACTTTAGACATTCTTTTGTTATAGCCTCGGGTTTCATCTGCATGAGCTCTACAAATGCATTACCTTGGTCATCTTTTGGCCTAGATTCCAAAAGTATGTCCATGGCCAAGGCATCAACCTGCGTATTTTGCTGACCGGCGAATCCGTGTGTATGGATATTCCAGTAGCTGTATTCAAATTTCACTCCATTGAGTACTCTCAACTTATTCAGGGTGTCGTTGGCCAATTGACTCATGAACTGGCTTCTGTCATCGAAATACAATCCTGTTCTAACAATGAGATAACACCACCATGTCTTCTTAATCGCCAAATTAATTCGCCCAAGCCATGTCGATGCCAACAGTCCTGCAGCAATGAAATAGTTTTATTAAACTGATGCAAATTGATCGCCTATTTAATTAACGTGTCATTAAGTATCCTACTTAATAAGGGCGAGATGGTGGAATAAATTAAATAACCCTTTGTTGTAAACTAAAAGCAAACCTAGCACATAGTCAAGCCCAAAACAGTTTTTTAAACAAAGTTATTGCCAAACCACTAAACTAGTACTTGTATATATACTTGCTTAACCAATTACTACCTCCTTTTCGGTTTGTAAGGCTCACACATATCCCTAGATTGATAAATTGACCAACGTATTATTTTTTTGCGAATCACCGGGGGAGGAGTCCCTCCATCTAAACATATTGCTCAAAGTGGCCACAATGCCAGGAgagtgatccagtttataaggaaaaccggatCGAAAACCTTAACAAATTGACCCCGTTTATGAGGAAAACCGAGCCGAAAACCAGACAAGTAATGAGTGTTACAAGAAAAGGAGAGGAACAGGACGCCCAACATAAGGCAAGACCTAACTAGCATACTAACAGGACCAGGTAGATGAGGGGTGCGTCGAGGGATCACACTACCAAGACTCTACAAACAGTCTAACGCACCGCACCGGCATGCGTATCAAACCCCACAGCACAACGGAGGAGCATCCACAATCCACGAGTGCCAAAGCTTAACACGAACCTTGACTGAGCGCTCCGCCACGGAAGTTCAAGACGATTAGCAAGTCGGGGAGGCGTCATTGCGTCGTCATTAAGCAAAGATGAACCAAGACGAGACCAAGAGCCTGAGGCTCGCCTCAACAGAGCATGGGCATGAGCATGCATAGAGCAGGCCAGAGACCACACGTAGGACAACCGAAGAGAAACACCTGAAGAAGAACACACCACCCTCGGTCCTGAGCAGGCCGCACCACCATGACCAACCCATGGAGCGTGCAAACAAGATCCAAAGTTCTTCCAGGCGACGCCCCAAAGAGGGAAGCAACGATGCCGACGCCGTCGCCCGACCTGACTGGGTCTTAGGCTTTCGCCCGAAGAACTGGATCCAAGGGTGCGTGAAGGGTGGACTCCAcggcggcgcctccaagaaggtgAAACGACGCCCACAGACACCGACGCCATCGGCCGGCAAGAGCGCGGCAAGCTTTCGCCCGGAGCAACACCCACACCCACACCCCCACGCATAGCACCTCCGCTGACCCGCACACCTCCCACGAAGCCATCGCGCCATGACCAAGCAGAAGCCACCACAATCCTCGCCGCCGGCTAGACGCCGACGAGCCGAACACGGCCGAAACAGGCCAGATCCAGCAACCCACTGCTGCTGCAGCGCCACAGAAGAGCCCCGAGCAGGGAGGGAGGGCCGCCACCCCACCCCAACTCGCCGGACAAGCTACCAGATCGGCAGCCGACCGACCGAAGCTCCAGCCTAAACCACCACGGCACCTAGCCGGAGAAGACGCTGCAGGAGGCCTCCAGGACGCGCACCAGAGGAGCCGAGCCTTCCTCCACCGCCCGCGCCAACCGCCGCCTGCGGATCCCAGATCGGATCGGGACCGAACAGGCCCGACGACTACGACCTCGCGCACCGCGACGGTGCACCCACCACCGCGACCAGACGCCGCGACGCACGCCGAAGACCGCCTCCGCCGCAAGCAAGGACGCTGCCCCGGAGCCGAACACCGGACAGCCGCCACCCGCACGCGAGATCCCCTCCTCCCGAGTGAGCAGCGGCCAGAgagcaccccgccgccgccggctccgcaCAGGCTTTGCCTGCCGGAGGTcaccggcgacggcgaggaggagaggGGCTGGTGAGGGGAGGCTGCGGGAGGAGCGGGggtcgccgcccgtgtcgccccgGGGAGGGAGCGGCGCGGGGGCTCAGGGATCTTTTTTTCGCGTATCTGAGAGTGGGTGACCAACGTATTATGAGTGATATATTAAAAAATTATCATTGGAAACTTCANNNNNNNNNNNNNNNNNNNNNNNNNNNNNNNNNN is from Triticum aestivum cultivar Chinese Spring chromosome 3A, IWGSC CS RefSeq v2.1, whole genome shotgun sequence and encodes:
- the LOC123060227 gene encoding disease resistance protein Pik-2 isoform X3, coding for MITSSLLMRWSPPQNGTRLKNTCYGSDRCGCSDGGDNRKEDGEFELDNFVGRSDEMDFFYRRSPDVKLLCVGGIAVVGKSAIVRESFHGKVITGGHYIMHSWVDVPHPFDLTDLCRRLLLNFYPDNLEAKETALISMMEGKDPIQGCCKILRQNNCLVVIDGLQSKHDWDLIKKALFSQPVRGRTVVITREESIATYCTNKKDEILNVKGLKDDLALNLFKKINLKAEKLSQSFPEVVEPILKHIMSKCGGLPEVIVAAGKIAIPYSERISSLELFNAELMEILENSLSFPRLKGIFCWMQSYFDACSDELKPCIFYMSVFPMDQSIRQRRLLRRWIAEGYSSGGGGGAAEEKGEKLFSELMKLSILYLDQRTSSTTKSWMVNGFFREYIKSRPMEDNLVFALEGGCSPSSRLTGQHLTISSCWDRDEIVFNSMDLSRLRSLTVFGKWVPFLVSDKMKVLRVLDLEGTSRTSDGTASVTDDVLEKIVKQFRRLKFMSLRGCMEVTRLPDSLGAMTQLETLDARHTSIVELPPAIITKLHKLQYIRAGTTKARRLQAATRAAAAMPPPPPPPPPTTTTTTQEEDIHSGRSSFVGVKAAAALGVVQRASSRITGALKNRVHALVESSSSSSWWESKKQRRRRVRVAANGDGVEIVRAAAEGIGKLTELHTLGVVNIAGGKDSLLLLKELENLTQLRKLGLTGINSKNWKELCDAISGHLPHLESLSLQLLVLQENAGSYEFACFDRISVLPKTLKRLKVLYTSSRNSVACIRQTWTRLPDPVCFQHEWRVSTGEDIGMLFSRDMLRSSDRPHVQPVEELLTFGHVPTPDGSEWRPVEHLRSCGGSSCLWIDGLRYLHGLKEVCVTGEYSSSFAQDLRRQLDKHANHPELKMLNSS
- the LOC123060227 gene encoding disease resistance protein Pik-2 isoform X2, with translation MPWPWTYFWNLGQKMTKGSDRCGCSDGGDNRKEDGEFELDNFVGRSDEMDFFYRRSPDVKLLCVGGIAVVGKSAIVRESFHGKVITGGHYIMHSWVDVPHPFDLTDLCRRLLLNFYPDNLEAKETALISMMEGKDPIQGCCKILRQNNCLVVIDGLQSKHDWDLIKKALFSQPVRGRTVVITREESIATYCTNKKDEILNVKGLKDDLALNLFKKINLKAEKLSQSFPEVVEPILKHIMSKCGGLPEVIVAAGKIAIPYSERISSLELFNAELMEILENSLSFPRLKGIFCWMQSYFDACSDELKPCIFYMSVFPMDQSIRQRRLLRRWIAEGYSSGGGGGAAEEKGEKLFSELMKLSILYLDQRTSSTTKSWMVNGFFREYIKSRPMEDNLVFALEGGCSPSSRLTGQHLTISSCWDRDEIVFNSMDLSRLRSLTVFGKWVPFLVSDKMKVLRVLDLEGTSRTSDGTASVTDDVLEKIVKQFRRLKFMSLRGCMEVTRLPDSLGAMTQLETLDARHTSIVELPPAIITKLHKLQYIRAGTTKARRLQAATRAAAAMPPPPPPPPPTTTTTTQEEDIHSGRSSFVGVKAAAALGVVQRASSRITGALKNRVHALVESSSSSSWWESKKQRRRRVRVAANGDGVEIVRAAAEGIGKLTELHTLGVVNIAGGKDSLLLLKELENLTQLRKLGLTGINSKNWKELCDAISGHLPHLESLSLQLLVLQENAGSYEFACFDRISVLPKTLKRLKVLYTSSRNSVACIRQTWTRLPDPVCFQHEWRVSTGEDIGMLFSRDMLRSSDRPHVQPVEELLTFGHVPTPDGSEWRPVEHLRFDCHGIRSRVTFGRATFFSVETLNINCCRSCGGSSCLWIDGLRYLHGLKEVCVTGEYSSSFAQDLRRQLDKHANHPELKMLNSS
- the LOC123060227 gene encoding disease resistance protein Pik-2 isoform X1; its protein translation is MITSSLLMRWSPPQNGTRLKNTCYGSDRCGCSDGGDNRKEDGEFELDNFVGRSDEMDFFYRRSPDVKLLCVGGIAVVGKSAIVRESFHGKVITGGHYIMHSWVDVPHPFDLTDLCRRLLLNFYPDNLEAKETALISMMEGKDPIQGCCKILRQNNCLVVIDGLQSKHDWDLIKKALFSQPVRGRTVVITREESIATYCTNKKDEILNVKGLKDDLALNLFKKINLKAEKLSQSFPEVVEPILKHIMSKCGGLPEVIVAAGKIAIPYSERISSLELFNAELMEILENSLSFPRLKGIFCWMQSYFDACSDELKPCIFYMSVFPMDQSIRQRRLLRRWIAEGYSSGGGGGAAEEKGEKLFSELMKLSILYLDQRTSSTTKSWMVNGFFREYIKSRPMEDNLVFALEGGCSPSSRLTGQHLTISSCWDRDEIVFNSMDLSRLRSLTVFGKWVPFLVSDKMKVLRVLDLEGTSRTSDGTASVTDDVLEKIVKQFRRLKFMSLRGCMEVTRLPDSLGAMTQLETLDARHTSIVELPPAIITKLHKLQYIRAGTTKARRLQAATRAAAAMPPPPPPPPPTTTTTTQEEDIHSGRSSFVGVKAAAALGVVQRASSRITGALKNRVHALVESSSSSSWWESKKQRRRRVRVAANGDGVEIVRAAAEGIGKLTELHTLGVVNIAGGKDSLLLLKELENLTQLRKLGLTGINSKNWKELCDAISGHLPHLESLSLQLLVLQENAGSYEFACFDRISVLPKTLKRLKVLYTSSRNSVACIRQTWTRLPDPVCFQHEWRVSTGEDIGMLFSRDMLRSSDRPHVQPVEELLTFGHVPTPDGSEWRPVEHLRFDCHGIRSRVTFGRATFFSVETLNINCCRSCGGSSCLWIDGLRYLHGLKEVCVTGEYSSSFAQDLRRQLDKHANHPELKMLNSS